A genomic window from Brevibacillus agri includes:
- a CDS encoding tripartite tricarboxylate transporter permease: MLTIDTLQLLLVGFATAFSLENLLMAALGALIGTFVGVLPGLGPTSAIAILLPVTTVLEPTQGMIMLAGIYYGAMYGGSTTAILLNIPGELSSVPTCLDGYPLAQQGKGGPALGISAIASFVAGVVGVIGLVFFAPLLADQALKFGPPEYFALMLLALTLMVSLSGGSLLKSFLMGAFGYALSLVGLGPSSGMPRFDYGISSLVGGLDMISIIIGLFAITEVLKGIAEKRKATVIGKPGSVYPQKADMKKSAAPMLRGGLVGFFLGLLPGCSAAITAFLAYDLEKKVSRQPEKFGTGAIEGVAAPEAANNATSSAGFIPLFSLGIPSSPPLAILLAGLMIYGLTPGPVLFAQHADFVWTVIASMFIGNMMLLVLNLPMVWLWVKLTRVPFGIMAPVILMLCTIGAYSVRNSMFDVWIAFLFGGLGYLFVKYKWPVVPLILCFILGPLLEESFIQTMAMGSGSLGIVLSRPLSLSILLAAAVLLIVSLVLNRRTRQRLREEQKKGVDVA; the protein is encoded by the coding sequence GTGCTGACCATCGATACGCTGCAGCTTTTGCTGGTCGGATTTGCGACTGCGTTTAGCCTGGAAAATCTGCTCATGGCAGCGCTCGGGGCTTTGATTGGCACCTTTGTAGGGGTGCTGCCGGGGCTGGGGCCAACTTCGGCGATCGCGATCTTGCTGCCGGTGACGACCGTGCTGGAGCCGACCCAGGGCATGATTATGCTGGCTGGCATTTATTACGGGGCGATGTATGGCGGCTCTACGACGGCGATTCTGCTCAATATACCGGGCGAGCTGTCGTCCGTTCCTACTTGTCTGGATGGTTACCCGCTGGCCCAGCAAGGGAAGGGCGGGCCAGCGCTCGGCATCTCGGCCATCGCGTCGTTTGTCGCCGGGGTAGTCGGCGTGATCGGGCTGGTGTTTTTCGCGCCGTTGCTCGCCGATCAGGCATTGAAGTTCGGGCCGCCTGAATATTTTGCGCTGATGCTGCTCGCGCTCACCTTGATGGTCAGCCTGTCGGGCGGCTCGCTGTTGAAATCGTTTTTGATGGGGGCGTTCGGCTATGCGCTGTCATTGGTCGGCCTGGGGCCATCGTCCGGCATGCCGCGCTTTGACTACGGCATCTCGTCGCTCGTGGGCGGCTTGGACATGATTAGCATCATCATCGGGCTGTTTGCCATTACCGAGGTGCTCAAGGGCATCGCGGAAAAGCGCAAGGCGACCGTAATTGGCAAGCCTGGTAGCGTTTATCCGCAAAAGGCGGACATGAAAAAAAGCGCCGCGCCGATGCTTAGAGGCGGGCTTGTCGGGTTTTTCCTCGGGCTGCTTCCAGGCTGCTCGGCGGCGATTACGGCTTTTTTGGCTTACGATCTGGAGAAAAAAGTTTCCCGCCAGCCGGAGAAATTCGGAACCGGAGCGATCGAAGGTGTGGCAGCGCCGGAAGCGGCCAACAACGCGACCAGCAGCGCGGGCTTCATCCCGTTGTTTTCGCTCGGCATCCCGTCTTCTCCGCCGCTCGCGATCTTGCTCGCGGGTCTGATGATTTACGGCCTGACGCCTGGCCCGGTGTTGTTTGCGCAGCATGCCGACTTCGTCTGGACGGTGATCGCCTCCATGTTCATCGGCAACATGATGCTTTTGGTGCTGAATTTGCCGATGGTCTGGCTCTGGGTGAAACTGACCCGGGTTCCGTTTGGCATCATGGCCCCTGTCATTTTGATGCTGTGCACGATCGGGGCGTACAGCGTGCGCAACAGCATGTTTGACGTCTGGATTGCCTTTTTGTTCGGCGGACTTGGCTACCTGTTTGTGAAGTATAAATGGCCTGTCGTGCCGCTGATTTTGTGCTTCATTCTCGGGCCGCTGCTGGAGGAATCGTTCATCCAGACGATGGCGATGGGAAGCGGCTCGCTCGGTATCGTGCTGTCCCGCCCTTTGTCGCTGTCGATTTTGCTTGCGGCCGCGGTACTGTTGATCGTATCCCTTGTGCTGAACAGGCGAACCCGCCAGCGGTTGCGGGAGGAGCAGAAAAAAGGCGTGGACGTAGCCTAG
- a CDS encoding tripartite tricarboxylate transporter substrate binding protein, with protein MSFLLAATVSACATGQSVQGETAAAYPTRQIEYIVPYSAGGGVDLVARATADYLSKEWGQPIVVVNKAGGGGAVGAEFALKQAKNDGYTALAVNVSNTTMLAAGMKNPPIQNEDQIYTARIGKGTLAFAVKADAPWQDFAAFSQWVKENPEELTWTSVGPAGFSAFGVAQWLDAIGADFSKTRMIVTKGASDSVPKVAGSHAVLAVHTVGEIMPMLAAGKVKILAVAGEERSPFLPDVPTAQEQGIDGLTVFWWTGVSFAKGTPDAVIQKWEEGIAKMTSDPAYLQKLGEIQVEPAYADRQQFTQDTEKETGAYTELATKKGIRK; from the coding sequence ATGTCTTTTTTGCTGGCGGCAACCGTGAGCGCCTGCGCGACCGGGCAGTCCGTCCAGGGCGAAACGGCTGCGGCCTATCCGACCCGGCAAATCGAGTACATCGTGCCGTATTCAGCCGGAGGCGGCGTCGATCTCGTCGCGAGAGCCACCGCTGACTATTTGAGCAAGGAATGGGGCCAGCCGATCGTCGTGGTCAACAAGGCGGGCGGCGGCGGTGCCGTGGGAGCCGAATTTGCCTTGAAGCAGGCGAAAAACGACGGCTACACGGCACTGGCGGTCAACGTGTCGAATACGACGATGCTGGCCGCTGGCATGAAAAATCCCCCGATTCAAAACGAAGACCAGATTTATACAGCGCGGATCGGCAAAGGGACGCTCGCCTTTGCCGTCAAAGCCGACGCGCCGTGGCAAGACTTCGCCGCTTTTTCCCAGTGGGTCAAGGAAAACCCGGAAGAGCTGACCTGGACTTCGGTGGGACCCGCGGGCTTTTCCGCATTCGGCGTGGCCCAGTGGCTGGATGCCATCGGCGCGGATTTTTCCAAGACGAGGATGATCGTGACCAAAGGCGCTTCCGATTCCGTCCCCAAAGTAGCGGGCAGCCACGCGGTATTGGCTGTGCACACAGTCGGCGAGATCATGCCGATGCTTGCGGCGGGCAAGGTGAAAATTCTCGCGGTTGCCGGAGAGGAGCGCAGCCCGTTTTTGCCTGATGTCCCTACCGCGCAGGAGCAGGGCATCGACGGCCTGACGGTGTTCTGGTGGACCGGAGTGTCGTTTGCCAAAGGCACGCCTGATGCCGTCATCCAAAAGTGGGAAGAAGGCATCGCCAAAATGACGAGCGACCCGGCCTATTTGCAAAAGCTCGGCGAGATACAGGTCGAGCCTGCCTATGCGGATCGCCAGCAGTTCACGCAGGACACGGAGAAGGAGACGGGTGCGTACACCGAGCTGGCGACGAAAAAAGGCATCCGCAAATAA
- a CDS encoding sigma-54 interaction domain-containing protein — translation MFKESENGFIIEMSTDILEKILDHSTDEIYVVDGETRIVFMNKICAQHYGLKRSEVIGKRNEELFKQGYWTPSIIPIVMQEKKPVTIKQTTYYGGELVTTAVPILNRTKEIELVVITAHEQNFKKIMHTDQEPADQNQLPNNIITNSQKMKDLLTFCHKIALVDSTILLQGESGTGKGAFAAFIHQMSRRKNGPFLTINCAAIPEELLESELFGYSQGAFTGASKSGKLGLIEAANNGTIFLDEIGELPLKIQAKLLQVIQEHRFLPVGGTEYKQVDIRILSATNRDLSKMVENKQFREDLYYRLNVIDLKIPPLRERPEDIVPLTYYFINRCNKKYGVDRLISQETLQALSSYSWPGNVRQLENMIERLVVTTESIITPADLPDIIHQHNRNHLPLSSSGSPPLPQTLDAALAEVEKQMVRRSYQKHRTTRKVAADLGVSQTKATKLIQKYCRDLGELE, via the coding sequence ATGTTCAAAGAGTCGGAAAATGGCTTCATCATTGAAATGAGCACGGATATTTTGGAAAAAATCCTCGACCATTCCACCGATGAAATTTACGTGGTCGACGGCGAGACACGGATCGTCTTCATGAACAAAATATGCGCCCAGCATTACGGGCTCAAGCGCTCGGAGGTCATCGGCAAGCGCAACGAGGAGCTGTTCAAGCAAGGCTACTGGACGCCCTCGATCATCCCGATCGTCATGCAGGAAAAGAAGCCCGTCACCATCAAGCAGACGACCTACTACGGCGGCGAGCTTGTCACGACAGCCGTCCCCATCCTGAACCGGACGAAGGAGATCGAGCTCGTCGTCATTACCGCCCATGAGCAGAACTTCAAGAAAATCATGCACACCGATCAGGAACCCGCCGACCAAAACCAACTGCCTAACAACATCATCACGAACAGCCAGAAGATGAAGGACTTGCTCACCTTTTGCCACAAAATCGCCCTGGTCGACTCGACGATTCTTTTGCAAGGCGAGTCCGGCACGGGAAAAGGCGCGTTCGCCGCTTTCATTCACCAGATGAGCCGCCGCAAAAACGGGCCGTTTTTGACGATCAACTGCGCTGCGATCCCGGAGGAGCTGCTGGAGTCAGAATTGTTCGGCTATTCGCAAGGCGCGTTTACCGGAGCGAGCAAAAGCGGCAAGCTTGGGCTGATCGAGGCGGCGAACAACGGCACGATCTTTTTGGACGAGATCGGCGAACTGCCGCTGAAAATCCAGGCCAAGCTGCTGCAGGTGATTCAGGAGCACCGCTTTTTGCCTGTCGGCGGCACCGAGTACAAGCAGGTGGACATTCGTATTTTGTCCGCGACCAACCGGGACTTGTCCAAGATGGTGGAAAACAAGCAGTTTCGCGAGGACCTGTACTACAGGCTCAACGTGATCGACCTGAAAATCCCGCCGCTGCGCGAGCGCCCTGAAGACATCGTACCCCTCACCTATTATTTCATCAACCGCTGCAACAAAAAATACGGCGTGGACCGACTGATTTCCCAGGAGACGCTGCAAGCTTTGAGCAGCTATTCCTGGCCGGGCAATGTGCGCCAACTGGAAAACATGATCGAGCGGCTCGTAGTCACGACAGAGTCGATCATCACCCCGGCCGATTTGCCGGACATTATTCATCAGCATAACCGGAATCATCTGCCTTTGTCTTCGTCCGGAAGTCCTCCGCTGCCCCAGACGCTCGACGCAGCGCTGGCAGAGGTGGAAAAACAGATGGTCCGGCGCTCGTACCAAAAGCACCGCACAACCCGCAAAGTCGCCGCTGACCTGGGCGTGAGCCAGACGAAAGCGACGAAGCTGATTCAGAAGTATTGTCGGGATTTGGGTGAGTTGGAATAG
- a CDS encoding aromatic ring-hydroxylating oxygenase subunit alpha, protein MSIQEAKVGSTTREVKTLPYRLYTDPEVLLAEQEKIFARSWQFVGHISQVENPGDFFTCDVAGEPILVVRGREGTLRAFYNVCPHRATKLEKNAEGNKKILQCGYHGWTFQLDGSLNKAPNFKNGEQLCAAEACLRQVRLEVQASLIFVNLDDDAVPLAASYGDFFADLAAFPFLGELKKYSVNTRVIKSNWKAFIDNYLECDHCPIAHPGFTATLDLTKYQIIQCENYSVQGTVVKPDKQLGSVELNKAEMQGGRFYWLWPNLMLTIYPGPGNMSLIQMVPIDHETTLGVYTYLFRHDELTQEEKDLMAFTEQVRVEDVELVELEQIGFKSRAFQKGKFSATEHAVLQFHEMVLKTLGIEEAQA, encoded by the coding sequence ATGTCTATCCAAGAAGCAAAGGTTGGTTCCACTACCCGCGAGGTGAAAACGCTTCCTTACCGTCTATATACCGATCCGGAGGTGCTCCTCGCAGAGCAGGAAAAGATTTTTGCCCGCTCGTGGCAGTTTGTCGGGCATATCAGTCAGGTCGAAAATCCCGGCGACTTTTTTACCTGTGACGTGGCAGGTGAGCCGATCCTTGTCGTGCGAGGGCGGGAAGGTACGCTGCGCGCATTTTACAACGTCTGTCCGCACCGCGCGACGAAGCTGGAGAAAAACGCCGAGGGCAACAAGAAAATTTTGCAATGCGGCTACCACGGGTGGACGTTCCAGCTCGACGGTTCGCTGAACAAGGCGCCGAACTTTAAAAACGGCGAGCAACTGTGCGCAGCAGAAGCCTGTCTGCGCCAGGTGAGGCTGGAGGTGCAAGCGTCGCTGATTTTCGTCAACCTCGATGATGACGCGGTTCCGCTGGCGGCTTCCTACGGCGACTTTTTCGCTGATCTGGCGGCGTTTCCGTTTTTGGGCGAGTTGAAAAAATACAGCGTCAACACGCGGGTCATCAAATCGAACTGGAAAGCGTTCATCGACAACTACCTGGAATGCGACCATTGCCCGATTGCCCATCCCGGCTTTACCGCTACGCTCGATTTGACGAAGTACCAGATCATCCAGTGCGAAAATTACTCCGTGCAAGGGACGGTCGTCAAGCCGGATAAGCAACTCGGCTCGGTTGAACTGAATAAGGCGGAGATGCAGGGCGGCCGTTTTTACTGGCTGTGGCCGAACCTGATGCTGACGATCTATCCGGGGCCGGGCAACATGTCGCTGATCCAGATGGTGCCGATCGACCACGAGACGACATTGGGCGTGTACACGTATTTGTTCCGCCATGACGAGTTGACGCAGGAAGAAAAAGATTTGATGGCGTTTACCGAGCAGGTGCGGGTCGAGGACGTGGAGCTGGTTGAGCTGGAGCAGATCGGCTTCAAGTCCCGCGCCTTCCAGAAAGGGAAGTTTTCCGCAACCGAGCACGCCGTCCTGCAGTTCCACGAGATGGTGCTGAAGACGTTGGGGATCGAAGAGGCGCAAGCATGA
- a CDS encoding aldehyde dehydrogenase family protein has translation MKRGEGPAMHTMQKSLFINGEWVKAGQYTELRSPYSGEALAEIPAANEEETKQAIAAAYAAKAIMAKMPAHRRAAILESLVSLLRERSEEAATIIAQEAAKPIAVARGEVARTIETYKFAAEEAKRIHGETLPLDAAPGGEGRLAYTLREPIGVIGAITPFNFPMNLVAHKVGPAIAAGNTIVLKPASQTPLSAFFIAELLAEAGLPAGALNVVTGSGRVVGDLIVTDERVNMVTFTGSPGVGIGIRNRAGLKRTTLELGSNSAVIIDKGVELEPLIARCITGAFSFQGQVCISLQRVYAHAEVYDAFVEKFVAAAKALRLGSPLDETTDISALISPGDVQRTLDWIDEARRAGATVAAGGRAEGNILQPTVILDAGPSLKVSCQEVFAPIVLVNRVNSVEEAIERVNDSRFGLQAGIYTENVHTALDAAEKLHVGGVLINDIPTFRVDHMPYGGVKESGTGREGIKYAIEEMTELKLVIWNRRQ, from the coding sequence ATGAAAAGAGGGGAGGGACCAGCGATGCACACGATGCAAAAAAGCTTGTTCATCAACGGCGAGTGGGTAAAAGCGGGGCAGTACACGGAGCTGCGCTCTCCGTATTCCGGGGAAGCGCTCGCCGAGATTCCGGCGGCAAACGAAGAAGAGACAAAGCAGGCAATCGCGGCTGCCTACGCGGCAAAAGCCATCATGGCGAAAATGCCGGCGCATCGCCGCGCTGCGATTCTCGAAAGCCTGGTGAGCCTGCTTCGCGAACGCAGCGAGGAGGCGGCCACGATCATCGCGCAGGAGGCGGCGAAACCGATTGCGGTAGCGAGAGGCGAAGTCGCGCGCACGATTGAAACGTACAAGTTCGCCGCCGAAGAGGCCAAGCGCATTCACGGAGAGACGTTGCCGCTCGACGCCGCTCCCGGCGGGGAAGGCCGGCTCGCCTATACGCTGCGCGAACCGATTGGCGTAATTGGCGCGATTACCCCGTTTAATTTTCCGATGAATCTCGTCGCGCACAAGGTCGGGCCTGCCATCGCAGCGGGCAACACGATCGTGCTCAAGCCCGCCTCGCAGACGCCGCTGTCCGCCTTTTTCATCGCAGAGCTGTTGGCAGAAGCGGGCTTGCCTGCCGGGGCATTGAATGTCGTGACGGGGAGCGGCCGCGTCGTCGGCGATCTGATCGTCACGGACGAGCGGGTCAACATGGTGACGTTTACAGGCAGTCCGGGTGTCGGCATTGGCATCCGCAACCGGGCGGGCTTGAAGCGGACGACACTGGAGCTTGGCTCCAACTCCGCCGTCATCATCGACAAAGGCGTCGAGCTTGAGCCGCTGATTGCCCGCTGCATCACCGGAGCGTTTTCGTTTCAGGGGCAGGTGTGCATCTCGTTGCAGCGCGTGTACGCGCATGCGGAGGTGTACGACGCGTTCGTGGAAAAATTCGTCGCAGCCGCAAAGGCGCTGCGGTTAGGCAGCCCGCTCGACGAGACGACAGACATCTCCGCCCTGATTTCCCCGGGTGACGTGCAGCGGACGCTGGACTGGATTGACGAGGCGCGACGGGCGGGAGCGACGGTGGCCGCAGGCGGCAGGGCAGAGGGCAACATCCTGCAGCCGACCGTGATTCTCGATGCCGGGCCTTCGCTCAAAGTCTCCTGCCAGGAAGTGTTTGCCCCAATTGTTTTGGTGAACCGGGTGAACTCGGTCGAGGAAGCGATTGAGCGCGTGAACGATTCCCGGTTCGGGCTGCAGGCAGGCATTTATACGGAAAACGTGCACACAGCGCTCGACGCCGCAGAGAAACTGCATGTCGGGGGCGTGCTGATTAACGACATCCCGACCTTCCGCGTGGACCACATGCCGTACGGCGGCGTCAAAGAAAGCGGAACGGGCCGGGAAGGGATCAAATACGCGATCGAAGAAATGACGGAGTTGAAGCTGGTGATCTGGAACCGGCGGCAATGA
- a CDS encoding ABC transporter permease: MSDFFAFLSERHEQILSLVWEHCYISLLAVLAGFILSVPLGILLTRAERISQYVIGVVNILQTIPSLALLGFMIPFLGIGAFPAVVALFLYSLLPMLRNTYTGIREVEPSLIEAARGMGMTNLQILFKVEIPLAISIIMGGLRTATIYTISWATLAAVVGGGGLGYLVFTGLGNSNDNMLLTGALLTALLAALADLVTREFQRMCTPRGLRK; this comes from the coding sequence ATGAGCGATTTCTTTGCCTTTTTGTCCGAGCGGCACGAGCAAATTCTCTCGCTTGTCTGGGAGCATTGCTACATTTCCTTGCTCGCTGTGCTTGCGGGATTCATCCTTTCCGTTCCCCTTGGCATTTTATTGACGAGAGCAGAGCGAATCAGCCAGTATGTCATCGGCGTCGTCAACATTTTGCAGACGATTCCGAGCCTGGCGCTGTTGGGCTTCATGATTCCGTTTTTGGGCATTGGCGCTTTTCCGGCCGTCGTCGCGCTGTTTTTGTACTCGCTTTTGCCGATGCTGCGCAACACCTACACAGGTATCCGCGAGGTGGAGCCGTCGCTGATCGAAGCGGCTCGCGGGATGGGCATGACCAATCTGCAAATTTTGTTCAAGGTAGAAATTCCGCTGGCGATCTCGATCATCATGGGCGGCTTGCGGACAGCGACGATCTATACGATAAGCTGGGCGACGCTCGCCGCTGTCGTGGGGGGCGGCGGCTTGGGCTACCTCGTCTTCACGGGGCTTGGCAACTCGAATGACAACATGCTGTTGACAGGGGCGCTCCTGACTGCCCTGCTCGCGGCGCTCGCCGACCTCGTCACGCGCGAGTTCCAGCGCATGTGCACACCGCGAGGCTTGCGGAAGTGA
- a CDS encoding osmoprotectant ABC transporter substrate-binding protein, translating into MRVLFRTLFLAVLAVALVTGCSKGGAGNTVQLGYQPTSEQEIIANMLKKLIEANSSLKVEMVGGLGGTPVVLKAMQNNDIQISAVRYVGTDLTSSLGMTEFPKDPAAAFDLVKQGVKEKFDQEWFPSYGFDNTYIFTVRKDIAEKYGLKKISDLQAHAAEMKLATDAGWLERTNDGYPAFKKEYGLEFAKAIPMDIGLVYKAVKNGDVDIVLAYSTDSRLKEYDLVTLEDDKHFFPNYTASPVVRNDALKKHPELADILNKLAGKIDTKTMTALNYQADVEKLEPAEIAQKFLTEQGLLQP; encoded by the coding sequence ATGAGAGTGCTTTTTCGCACGCTGTTTTTGGCGGTCCTGGCGGTTGCGCTGGTCACGGGCTGTTCGAAGGGGGGAGCTGGAAACACCGTTCAGCTCGGTTATCAGCCTACCTCCGAGCAAGAGATTATCGCCAACATGCTGAAAAAACTGATTGAAGCCAATTCCAGCCTGAAGGTGGAAATGGTCGGCGGGCTCGGCGGAACGCCTGTCGTGCTCAAAGCGATGCAAAACAACGACATCCAGATTTCCGCCGTCCGCTACGTAGGGACAGATCTCACGAGCAGTCTCGGCATGACCGAATTTCCGAAAGACCCTGCCGCCGCCTTCGACCTGGTCAAGCAGGGCGTCAAGGAAAAGTTCGACCAGGAATGGTTTCCGTCCTACGGCTTTGACAACACGTACATTTTTACGGTGCGCAAAGATATCGCGGAAAAATACGGCCTGAAAAAGATTTCCGACCTGCAGGCGCACGCCGCCGAAATGAAGCTGGCAACAGACGCGGGCTGGCTGGAGCGGACCAACGACGGCTATCCGGCGTTCAAAAAGGAGTACGGCCTGGAATTTGCCAAGGCGATTCCGATGGACATCGGGCTGGTCTACAAAGCGGTGAAAAATGGCGACGTGGACATCGTGCTCGCCTATTCGACGGACTCGCGCCTGAAGGAGTACGATCTGGTCACGCTGGAGGACGACAAGCATTTCTTCCCGAACTACACGGCCTCGCCTGTCGTGCGCAACGACGCGCTCAAAAAGCATCCCGAGCTGGCGGACATTTTGAACAAGCTGGCGGGCAAAATCGACACGAAGACGATGACGGCGCTCAATTACCAGGCGGATGTGGAAAAGCTGGAGCCAGCGGAAATCGCCCAAAAGTTTTTGACCGAGCAAGGGCTTTTGCAGCCGTAG